One stretch of Caldanaerobius fijiensis DSM 17918 DNA includes these proteins:
- a CDS encoding Csac_0668 family 2Fe-2S cluster-binding (seleno)protein translates to MLNEKTNKSCCEGNIESFLKTGNTLCPICKTSGIKVKNITVKHLVINTFEEQVGDTDYYICTNGECDVVYYNNQTNVVFSKNQIKVPIWFKKGADPKYACYCSKVTEEQVINAVVKNGANDLDEVLKLTGAMSNPQCQKNNPLGKCCHKIIQDAINKGLSIRNNI, encoded by the coding sequence ATGTTAAACGAAAAAACAAATAAATCCTGTTGTGAAGGCAATATAGAATCATTCCTAAAAACAGGGAATACTTTATGTCCCATATGCAAAACATCGGGTATCAAAGTTAAAAACATAACTGTTAAACATTTAGTTATAAATACCTTTGAAGAACAGGTGGGAGATACAGATTATTACATATGCACGAATGGAGAATGTGATGTTGTTTATTATAATAACCAAACAAATGTAGTATTCAGCAAAAATCAAATAAAAGTTCCTATATGGTTTAAAAAAGGTGCTGATCCTAAATACGCATGTTATTGTAGCAAAGTAACAGAAGAACAGGTTATAAATGCTGTAGTTAAAAATGGCGCCAATGATTTGGATGAAGTTTTAAAACTTACCGGGGCAATGAGTAATCCTCAATGTCAAAAGAATAATCCTCTTGGAAAATGCTGCCATAAAATAATACAGGATGCTATAAATAAGGGGTTGTCTATTCGCAATAACATTTAA
- a CDS encoding DUF438 domain-containing protein, with product MNNKIDRLADVLKRLNRGEDPETVKKEAKELIKNFDAEELSLAEQKLIEEGVNPEELRGLCSVHIDMLKDHLSDLKAALKPNHVLHTLIEEHNEILKFLDALESLNAKIQKMTSYEENAAIFNDLKHIAEHILEAEKHHKREEDVLFPELEKLGITGPPRIMRMEHDELRRRKRILFELASNVMTTNFDDFKKQLQELSNYIVFNMRDHIFKENYILYPTAFQALTDDELWKNMKEKCDEIGYCCFTLKV from the coding sequence ATGAACAATAAAATTGATAGATTAGCAGACGTGTTAAAAAGATTAAATCGCGGTGAAGATCCTGAAACAGTAAAGAAAGAAGCTAAAGAGTTAATAAAAAATTTTGACGCTGAAGAGTTGTCATTGGCTGAACAAAAATTAATAGAAGAAGGTGTGAATCCTGAAGAGTTGAGGGGTCTTTGCTCTGTTCATATAGATATGCTGAAAGACCATTTAAGCGATTTAAAAGCCGCCTTAAAACCAAATCACGTGCTTCATACACTTATAGAAGAGCATAATGAGATACTTAAATTCCTGGATGCCCTGGAGAGTTTAAATGCCAAAATACAGAAAATGACCTCATATGAAGAAAACGCAGCGATATTCAATGACCTCAAGCATATAGCAGAACACATCCTGGAAGCTGAAAAACACCACAAGAGAGAAGAAGATGTGTTATTCCCCGAGCTTGAGAAATTGGGAATTACAGGGCCTCCTAGGATCATGAGAATGGAACACGATGAACTCAGAAGAAGAAAAAGGATACTATTTGAACTTGCAAGCAACGTAATGACCACGAACTTCGATGATTTTAAAAAACAGCTGCAAGAATTATCCAATTATATTGTGTTTAACATGCGGGACCATATTTTTAAAGAAAATTATATCCTATATCCGACGGCTTTTCAAGCTTTAACTGACGATGAGCTCTGGAAAAACATGAAGGAAAAGTGCGATGAAATAGGATACTGCTGCTTTACACTTAAGGTATAA
- a CDS encoding DUF441 domain-containing protein, producing the protein MIEVESTIVILAILIVAVLGKANSVAIAACTLLIVKLLQIDQYIFPVIEKNGVFWGLVLLIAAILIPIANGSITLANIRNVFTSWIGVIALLLSLFTTYLSGLGLKYLTVQGHSEVMPAMILGAVVAAAFLGGVPVGPLITAGMLALGLKLFRIT; encoded by the coding sequence ATGATTGAAGTGGAGTCGACGATCGTAATTCTGGCGATATTAATCGTCGCAGTATTGGGTAAAGCTAATTCTGTAGCAATCGCTGCATGTACACTTTTGATTGTTAAGCTATTACAAATTGACCAATATATTTTTCCGGTTATTGAGAAAAACGGGGTATTTTGGGGATTAGTTTTGCTTATCGCTGCTATCTTAATTCCGATTGCCAATGGAAGTATTACTCTTGCAAATATCAGGAATGTTTTTACTTCTTGGATTGGCGTAATTGCTTTACTTCTCTCACTTTTTACCACTTATTTAAGCGGTCTTGGTTTGAAATACCTCACAGTTCAAGGCCATAGTGAAGTAATGCCTGCTATGATTTTAGGTGCGGTGGTTGCTGCTGCTTTCTTGGGTGGTGTTCCTGTAGGACCTTTGATTACTGCCGGTATGTTGGCACTGGGCTTGAAGTTGTTTCGTATAACATAA
- a CDS encoding CopG family transcriptional regulator translates to MNKTQNITLSLSKDLLQKIKHIAIDKQTSVSGLLTQVLEEIVKKEDLYEKARLHHINILERGFDLGTEGKIGWNRDDLHGR, encoded by the coding sequence ATGAATAAGACGCAGAATATTACGTTATCACTGTCTAAAGATTTATTGCAAAAAATAAAGCATATAGCTATAGATAAGCAAACTTCTGTGTCTGGTCTTCTAACGCAAGTATTGGAAGAGATAGTAAAAAAGGAAGATTTGTACGAGAAAGCAAGATTACATCATATTAATATATTAGAACGCGGTTTTGATTTAGGCACAGAAGGTAAAATCGGTTGGAACAGAGATGATTTACATGGAAGATAA
- a CDS encoding PIN domain-containing protein produces MEDNTGLQFVDTNVLVYAHDVSAGRKHEISKKLLKELWDTRKGCLSTQVLQEFYVTITKKVKKPLSPSQASQIISSLGVWKLDIPDVGDILEAIKISQRYIISFWDSLIICSAINLNCDIIWSEDLNSEQCFGKVKVINPFSIYR; encoded by the coding sequence ATGGAAGATAATACGGGTTTGCAGTTTGTTGATACAAATGTTTTGGTTTATGCTCACGATGTATCTGCGGGCAGAAAACATGAAATTTCGAAAAAATTATTAAAAGAGCTGTGGGATACAAGAAAGGGGTGTCTGAGTACTCAGGTTCTCCAAGAATTCTACGTAACTATTACAAAAAAAGTAAAAAAGCCATTATCTCCTTCACAGGCGTCACAAATTATTTCGAGTCTTGGAGTCTGGAAATTGGATATACCCGATGTTGGAGATATACTTGAGGCAATTAAAATATCTCAGCGTTATATAATCTCATTTTGGGATTCTCTTATAATTTGTAGCGCAATAAATCTTAATTGTGATATAATATGGAGCGAAGACTTGAATTCAGAACAATGTTTTGGTAAGGTAAAAGTTATAAATCCGTTTAGCATATACAGGTAG
- a CDS encoding coiled-coil domain-containing protein, with protein sequence MDNNELLQRLGEIIRTEVKASVKEEFKSFESRFDEKLTSLENRFDEKLASLENSFDEKLGSLESRFDEKLASLENRFDEKLGSLESRFDEKLKDQRNELGTLIEEVNRKISIVAEGYEMLNEKIDGIKEDIRKLYENQESLILHIKALYSRSEKNEHEIDDLKSKYVDIQSKMKDMEDIEGEMAREYFLLRKKIG encoded by the coding sequence GTGGATAATAACGAATTATTGCAAAGACTGGGCGAAATCATCAGGACAGAAGTTAAGGCATCAGTAAAAGAGGAGTTTAAAAGTTTTGAGAGTCGTTTTGATGAAAAACTCACATCACTGGAAAATCGCTTTGACGAGAAACTTGCATCATTGGAAAATAGCTTTGACGAGAAGTTAGGATCATTGGAAAGTCGCTTTGATGAGAAGCTCGCATCACTGGAAAATCGCTTTGACGAGAAGTTAGGATCATTGGAAAGCCGCTTTGATGAGAAGCTCAAAGATCAAAGAAATGAATTGGGAACGCTGATAGAGGAAGTCAACAGAAAAATAAGTATTGTTGCAGAAGGATATGAAATGTTAAATGAGAAAATTGATGGGATTAAAGAGGATATAAGGAAATTATATGAAAATCAAGAGTCCCTAATCCTTCATATCAAGGCGCTATATAGTAGGTCGGAAAAAAATGAGCATGAAATTGACGACTTAAAAAGTAAATATGTTGATATTCAGTCAAAAATGAAAGATATGGAAGACATCGAAGGTGAAATGGCGAGAGAATATTTTTTGCTTCGCAAGAAAATAGGGTGA